Proteins from a genomic interval of Ptychodera flava strain L36383 chromosome 7, AS_Pfla_20210202, whole genome shotgun sequence:
- the LOC139136592 gene encoding zinc finger protein 493-like — MATQELHLDLQDSDYLGTQASCPDIKNFHVRVCSENNDCINPGDLSGRSGRDKYGVPRNQTGNLSVKVKEEEDVRSDIPQAGVTGNSSMTNKSNSEGNLNAKSDTNSDFQTKSELVGVNLGHESMMKVYEHISRFSHQKASDFEFKIDGGETSESIPQCVNDGFGIQTGKCMDLLNVKVKEEAAVTNNKWNVVECALHNKTQKESNPCKCVNVKTDFTLMERETGVRQDVHEYQSMIANSHSIACRKADASVPKMLIRENPPEDQGNTRNDVHSDTCSRHWKENPQIFPIALNQIRIKLPITEEIQQQLHQKCLQEQREGNRTVGGEMEQKKGNQTHGEKMEEENEIKSQSYMYGCQRKSDPNKVLHQEERPTYACRQCDKVFLTYGGRTRHEELHLALTFKCDMCSSTFKKQNYLRDHIMRVHRQKDLECEICGKVYGYKKALKLHLSTCTLRKQATEVHSFEQGKTFGVHLHQLKDHIKRTHDVERLQKSNVSSESLTTGSVPEQHTESHQELTSHECDVCHKSYKSMDILRTHKLLHKEERPTYPCRQCDKVFLTYGGRTRHEELHLALTFKCDMCSSTFKKQNYLRDHIMRVHRQKDLECEICGKVYGYKKALKLHMSTCILRKQVTEVHSFEQGKTFGVNLHQLKDRIKRTHDVERLQKSNVSSESLPTGSVPEQHTESHQELTSYECDVCHKSYKSMDILRTHKLLHQEERPTYACRQCDKVFLTYGGRTRHKELHLALTFKCDMCSLTFKKQKYLRNHIERIHVHHQKDHQCKICGKVFGYQKTLKRHMNIHTQLPVNAVNEQSGKAFEDQKSLHNHMLSHSDERPYQCRYCEKTYKSAYNCDKHMATVHNNPKPNCCRYCLQRFSSKNSLLLHVEAVHSESPITICAHCGRCFTTEVALKHHQGSQICRDSILCEQCGKIVSKQSIKKHLKSHKNSDKKDTDNTNQTGLYVCAICKKSLKSKIARRYHMRVHLSEDINV; from the coding sequence ATGGCAACTCAGGAGCTACATCTTGATTTGCAGGATTCAGATTATCTGGGTACTCAAGCAAGTTGTCCTGACATCAAAAACTTTCATGTCCGTGTTTGTTCAGAGAACAATGACTGCATTAATCCCGGAGACTTGAGTGGCAGAAGCGGTCGAGACAAATATGGCGTTCCAAGAAATCAAACTGGAAATCTTTCCGTCAAAGTTAAGGAAGAGGAAGATGTAAGAAGTGATATTCCACAAGCTGGTGTTACTGGAAACTCTTCTATGACAAACAAAAGCAATAGTGAAGGCAACCTGAATGCAAAAAGTGATACAAATTcagattttcaaacaaaatcagAACTTGTTGGAGTAAATCTAGGACATGAGTCCATGATGAAAGTTTATGAGCACATTTCAAGATTTTCCCATCAAAAAGCTTCTGACTTTGAGTTTAAGATTGATGGAGGAGAAACATCAGAGAGTATTCCTCAGTGTGTGAATGATGGCTTTGGAATCCAAACTGGAAAATGCATGGATTTGCTCAATGTCAAGGTAAAGGAAGAGGCAGCTGTAACAAATAATAAGTGGAATGTTGTAGAATGTGCTCTGCACAATAAAACCCAAAAGGAAAGTAATCCATGTAAGTGTGTGAATGTTAAGACAGACTTCACTCTTATGGAAAGGGAGACGGGTgtaaggcaagatgttcatgaaTATCAGTCCATGATTGCAAATAGTCACAGCATCGCTTGTCGCAAAGCAGATGCCAGTGTTCCTAAAATGTTGATACGGGAAAATCCCCCTGAAGACCAGGGCAACACCAGAAATGATGTTCACAGTGACACTTGCAGTAGGCACTGGAAAGAAAATCCACAGATTTTTCCCATCGCTCTCAATCAAATTAGAATCAAGCTCCCAATAACAGAGGAGATTCAGCAGCAGCTTCACCAGAAATGTTTGCAGGAGCAGAGGGAAGGAAATCGGACGGTTGGAGGAGAGATGGAGCAGAAGAAAGGAAATCAGACGCATGGAGAAAAGATGGAAGAAGAGAATGAAATCAAATCACAGTCATACATGTATGGCTGCCAAAGGAAAAGTGATCCAAACAAAGTGCTTCACCAGGAAGAGCGCCCAACATACGCATGCAGACAGTGTGACAAGGTCTTCTTGACATATGGTGGACGTACCAGACATGAAGAACTCCATTTGGCCTTGACATTCAAATGTGACATGTGTAGTTCAACTTTTAAGAAGCAGAACTACTTGAGGGACCACATCATGAGAGTACATCGTCAAAAAGACCTTGAATGCGAAATATGTGGGAAAGTTTATGGATACAAGAAAGCCCTCAAGCTGCACTtgagtacatgtacactcaGAAAACAAGCGACTGAAGTTCATAGCTTTGAACAGGGCAAGACCTTTGGAGTCCACTTGCATCAGCTGAAAGACCATATAAAGAGAACCCATGATGTTGAAAGACTACAGAAATCCAATGTGTCCAGCGAGTCTCTTACAACCGGATCAGTGCCGGAACAGCATACGGAGAGTCATCAAGAACTAACTAGTCATGAGTGTGACGTTTGCCACAAGAGTTATAAATCCATGGACATTCTAAGGACACACAAATTGCTTCACAAGGAAGAGCGCCCAACATacccatgcagacagtgtgaCAAGGTCTTCTTGACATATGGTGGACGTACCAGACATGAAGAACTCCATTTGGCCTTGACATTCAAATGTGACATGTGTAGTTCAACTTTTAAGAAGCAGAACTACTTGAGGGACCACATCATGAGAGTACATCGTCAAAAAGACCTTGAATGCGAAATATGTGGGAAAGTTTATGGATACAAGAAAGCCCTCAAGCTGCACATGAGTACATGTATACTCAGAAAACAAGTGACTGAAGTTCATAGCTTTGAACAGGGCAAGACCTTTGGAGTCAACTTGCATCAGCTGAAAGACCGTATAAAGAGAACCCATGATGTTGAAAGACTACAGAAATCCAATGTGTCCAGCGAGTCTCTGCCAACCGGATCAGTGCCGGAACAGCATACGGAGAGTCATCAAGAACTAACTAGTTATGAGTGTGACGTTTGCCACAAGAGTTATAAATCCATGGACATTCTAAGGACACACAAATTGCTTCACCAGGAAGAGCGCCCAACATACGCATGCAGACAGTGTGACAAGGTCTTCTTGACATATGGTGGACGTACCAGACATAAAGAACTGCATTTGGCCTTGACATTCAAATGTGACATGTGTAGTTTAACTTTTAAGAAGCAGAAGTACTTGAGAAACCACATTGAGAGAATACATGTGCATCATCAAAAGGACCACCAATGCAAAATATGTGGGAAAGTTTTTGGATACCAGAAAACCCTCAAGCGGCACATGAATATACACACACAGCTACCAGTTAATGCCGTAAATGAACAGAGTGGCAAGGCATTCGAAGATCAAAAAAGTTTGCACAATCACATGCTTAGTCATTCAGATGAAAGGCCCTACCAATGTCGATATTGTGAAAAGACTTACAAAAGTGCTTATAATTGTGATAAGCATATGGCAACTGTTCACAACAATCCAAAGCCAAACTGTTGCAGATATTGTTTACAACGTTTCTCAAGCAAGAACTCACTTCTTCTTCATGTTGAAGCAGTTCATTCTGAAAGCCCCATTACTATTTGTGCCCACTGTGGAAGGTGTTTCACTACAGAAGTGGCTCTGAAGCACCATCAAGGATCCCAAATATGTCGTGACTCCATTCTCTGTGAGCAGTGTGGAAAGATTGTGTCAAAACAGTCTATTAAGAAACATCTCAAGTCTCACAAAAATTCAGATAAAAAAGATACAGACAACACGAATCAGACAGGTCTTTATGTTTGTGCCATTTGCAAGAAATCGTTGAAGAGCAAAATAGCTAGAAGGTATCACATGAGGGTACATTTATCTGAAGACATTAATGTGTAA